A part of Carcharodon carcharias isolate sCarCar2 chromosome 6, sCarCar2.pri, whole genome shotgun sequence genomic DNA contains:
- the cebpd gene encoding CCAAT/enhancer-binding protein delta has product MSNLYNLDSRCVSPCFPIFPLEPANFYEGVSGGVKSNRGMCEERANLADLNPAGDIYDDETAIDFSPYVVEPVSGSQLELYSDDLLADLFASTNKPDKSQPEYGYLPPPASQMMSSVSGVPASTGNHSERDLFAAQLHNSYDQRLDLSKVVVKEERDENMETSLHTQIAACAQTTVHLPTGQPTPPTSPEPSSANFHGRSAPGKEKVKKTIDRQSSEYRQRRERNNIAVRKSRDKAKQRNVEMQQKVIELNAENDRLHKKIEQLSRELAIMRNFFEQQPNAASFLSANADCR; this is encoded by the coding sequence ATGAGTAACCTGTACAACTTGGATTCACGCTGCGTCTCGCCATGTTTCCCCATATTTCCTCTAGAACCGGCTAATTTCTACGAGGGAGTCAGTGGTGGGGTCAAGTCGAACCGGGGCATGTGCGAAGAAAGAGCCAACCTGGCTGACTTGAACCCGGCAGGTGATATCTACGACGACGAGACTGCCATTGATTTCAGCCCCTATGTAGTGGAGCCGGTGTCAGGCTCTCAGCTGGAGCTCTACAGTGACGACTTGTTAGCAGATCTGTTCGCCAGCACCAACAAACCGGACAAATCTCAGCCCGAGTATGGCTATCTGCCTCCTCCAgccagtcagatgatgagctccGTCAGTGGTGTACCTGCCTCAACAGGTAATCATTCAGAGAGGGACCTCTTCGCTGCTCAACTGCACAACAGCTACGATCAACGCCTGGATTTATCCAAAGTGGTGGTTAAAGAAGAAAGAGACGAAAACATGGAAACTTCGCTGCACACTCAGATTGCAGCCTGCGCACAGACAACCGTGCATTTACCCACGGGCCAGCCTACTCCTCCCACTAGCCCGGAGCCCAGCTCTGCAAATTTCCACGGTAGATCGGCACCTGGCAAGGAAAAAGTCAAGAAAACCATCGACCGACAAAGCTCCGAGTACCGGCAGAGGAGGGAAAGGAATAACATCGCAGTGAGAAAGAGTAGAGATAAAGCCAAACAGCGTAACGTAGAGATGCAGCAGAAAGTGATAGAACTCAATGCCGAGAACGATCGTTTACACAAAAAAATCGAGCAGTTGTCGAGGGAACTTGCGATTATGAGGAACTTTTTTGAGCAACAACCTAATGCAGCATCATTCCTCAGTGCAAATGCAGACTGTCGGTGA